One window of Papaver somniferum cultivar HN1 chromosome 9, ASM357369v1, whole genome shotgun sequence genomic DNA carries:
- the LOC113312246 gene encoding uncharacterized protein LOC113312246, whose translation MNNRQSSNHIYISLWKLPILHKVHIFAWKCHENILPAKTVLARFSNGRDTSCNMCNSGISESPEHIILHCEFSKVVWSLTPYADIIKQDSASSINLQDWVIKWLSDDGLTKKAGSVFSISWSIWKDRCSSVFQGKNLNHQSTARLALKLINDTESYLNNSIPHDLVRPASVADKTIDHVTSTLSFDCHIIFSDVAFDNDTKLSGIGLVLTDLAGAFLGCKLKAGNVRNAEEAESMALFEAVKWDKIKGLDKVCFVSDASR comes from the coding sequence ATGAACAATCGTCAGAGTAGTAATCATATTTACATATCTCTGTGGAAGCTTCCCATTTTGCACAAAGTTCATATTTTTGCTTGGAAGTGCCATGAAAACATTCTTCCAGCTAAAACTGTTCTTGCGAGATTTTCCAATGGTCGTGATACTTCTTGTAATATGTGTAACTCTGGTATTTCTGAATCACCTGAACACATTATACTGCACTGTGAATTTTCGAAAGTTGTTTGGTCTCTAACCccttatgcagatattattaaaCAAGATAGTGCTTCTAGCATTAACCTGCAGGATTGGGTTATTAAATGGCTCTCGGATGATGGACTGACAAAGAAGGCAGGGTCTGTCTTTTCAATTTCTTGGAGCATTTGGAAAGATAGATGTTCCAGTGTCTTTCAAGGAAAAAATCTTAATCACCAGTCTACTGCTAGACTTGCTCTCAAGTTAATCAATGATACTGAGTCATACTTGAACAATTCTATTCCTCATGACCTAGTTAGACCAGCCTCTGTAGCTGATAAAACCATTGATCATGTCACTAGCACATTGTCATTTGATTGTCATATTATCTTTTCTGATGTTGCCTTTGATAATGATACTAAATTATCTGGTATTGGTTTGGTATTAACTGACCTTGCTGGCGCATTTCTTGGATGCAAACTCAAAGCTGGGAATGTGAGGAATGCCGAGGAAGCCGAAAGTATGGCCTTATTTGAAGCAGTGAAATGGGATAAAATTAAAGGGCTAGATAAAGTATGCTTTGTCAGTGATGCTAGCAGATAA